The Pantoea vagans genome includes a window with the following:
- a CDS encoding fumarylacetoacetate hydrolase family protein, with protein MYQHRNWQGALLDYPVSKVVCVGSNYAKHIKEMGSATPTEPVVFIKPETAVCDLRQPLSIPDNFGEVHHEVELAVLIGSTLKQATEEHVAKAIAGYGVALDLTLRDVQAGLKKAGQPWEKSKGFDNSCPLSGFIPVAEFSGDPQDTELKLVVNGEVRQHGSTADMIHKILPLIAYMSQYFTLRAGDVVLTGTPEGVGPMRSGDKLEISLAGHGITTRVL; from the coding sequence ATGTATCAGCATCGTAACTGGCAAGGCGCTTTGTTAGATTATCCCGTCAGCAAAGTGGTTTGCGTGGGCAGCAACTATGCGAAGCATATCAAGGAAATGGGCAGTGCAACGCCAACAGAGCCAGTCGTCTTTATCAAACCAGAAACCGCCGTGTGTGATTTACGCCAGCCACTCTCCATTCCGGATAACTTCGGTGAAGTGCATCACGAAGTTGAACTGGCGGTGTTAATTGGTTCGACGTTGAAGCAGGCGACCGAAGAGCATGTGGCAAAAGCGATTGCCGGCTATGGCGTGGCGCTGGACTTAACGCTGCGTGATGTACAAGCAGGCTTAAAGAAAGCGGGCCAGCCGTGGGAAAAATCCAAAGGCTTCGATAACTCATGCCCGCTGTCAGGCTTTATCCCGGTGGCCGAATTCAGTGGCGATCCGCAAGATACTGAGTTGAAACTGGTGGTCAATGGCGAAGTGCGTCAGCACGGTTCCACCGCCGATATGATCCACAAAATTCTGCCGCTAATTGCCTACATGAGCCAGTATTTCACGCTGCGCGCAGGCGATGTGGTGCTGACTGGCACCCCTGAAGGCGTGGGCCCAATGCGTTCTGGCGATAAACTTGAAATCTCGCTGGCAGGTCACGGTATTACCACGCGCGTACTGTAA
- the dsbB gene encoding disulfide bond formation protein DsbB, with amino-acid sequence MLRYLNQCSRGRGAWLLLALTALAFELTALFFQHVMGLKPCVMCIYERCALFGVMGAGIVGAFAPKSLPVRWAAILIWLYSAYKGLMLSIEHTNIQLHPNPFVTCDFAARFPSWLPLDKWLPSVFVASGDCAERSWTFLTWSMPQWMIVIFAAYLLVGALVLIAQPFKPKRRDLFGR; translated from the coding sequence ATGTTGCGATATTTAAATCAATGCTCACGAGGTCGCGGAGCATGGTTATTGTTGGCTCTTACAGCTCTGGCTTTTGAACTCACCGCACTGTTTTTTCAACACGTCATGGGGCTAAAACCCTGTGTGATGTGCATTTATGAACGTTGTGCCTTATTTGGCGTGATGGGCGCAGGCATTGTCGGCGCGTTTGCCCCTAAAAGCTTGCCCGTGCGTTGGGCAGCGATCCTGATTTGGCTCTACAGTGCCTACAAAGGTTTGATGCTTTCCATTGAGCACACCAACATTCAGCTTCATCCTAATCCGTTTGTGACCTGTGATTTCGCCGCCCGTTTCCCAAGCTGGCTGCCACTGGATAAGTGGTTGCCGTCAGTGTTTGTGGCGAGTGGCGATTGCGCTGAACGTAGCTGGACCTTCCTGACATGGAGCATGCCGCAGTGGATGATTGTGATCTTCGCGGCTTACCTGCTGGTGGGTGCATTGGTATTAATCGCACAACCGTTCAAACCTAAACGTCGCGATCTTTTCGGTCGTTAA
- the rnd gene encoding ribonuclease D: MNYTLIDQDSQLAAVCELALKHDAVALDTEFVRTRTYYPQLGLIQLFDGEQLVLIDPLNINDWTPFIALLQNKQVTKFLHAGGEDLEVFLHRFNCLPDPMVDTQILAAFAGQPLSWGFASMVNHFNQIELDKSEARTDWLARPLTERQCTYAAADVAYLLPIAHQLVEQTEAAGNMAAALSECDNLCQRRLDVLKPEDAWRDITNAWQLRPRQLAALQRLAAWRLTIARQKDMAVNFVVREENLWKVARFMPGSLGELDHLGLNGHEIRFHGKAMVALVAEAQAQDEATLPPPLPNLIDHPHYKQAFKAIKALVVQVSEETGFSQELLASRRQINQVLSVYWGLKSGCRTPELLTGWRGELLQARIDEILQAL, translated from the coding sequence GTGAATTACACTTTGATCGACCAAGACAGTCAGCTGGCGGCCGTGTGCGAACTGGCGCTTAAGCATGATGCGGTAGCGCTGGATACTGAGTTTGTGCGTACCCGCACTTACTATCCACAGTTGGGCCTGATCCAACTGTTTGATGGTGAACAACTGGTTCTTATCGATCCACTGAATATCAACGACTGGACGCCGTTTATCGCGCTGTTGCAAAACAAGCAGGTGACCAAGTTCCTGCATGCGGGTGGCGAAGATCTCGAAGTGTTCCTGCACCGTTTTAACTGCCTGCCTGACCCGATGGTGGATACCCAGATCCTGGCAGCCTTTGCCGGGCAACCGCTGTCATGGGGTTTTGCCTCGATGGTGAATCACTTTAATCAAATCGAGCTGGATAAAAGTGAAGCCCGAACCGACTGGTTGGCGCGTCCGCTGACAGAGCGTCAATGTACTTATGCGGCGGCGGATGTGGCGTATTTACTGCCAATTGCGCATCAACTGGTGGAGCAAACTGAAGCTGCTGGCAATATGGCGGCGGCACTGAGTGAGTGCGATAACCTGTGCCAGCGTCGCCTGGATGTGCTGAAACCCGAAGATGCGTGGCGCGACATCACCAATGCATGGCAACTGCGCCCACGTCAGCTGGCGGCGTTACAGCGCCTGGCCGCGTGGCGTTTGACCATTGCCCGTCAAAAAGACATGGCAGTAAACTTTGTGGTGCGCGAAGAGAATCTGTGGAAAGTGGCCCGCTTTATGCCGGGAAGTTTAGGTGAACTGGATCATCTGGGTCTTAACGGTCACGAAATTCGTTTCCATGGCAAAGCAATGGTTGCTCTGGTGGCTGAAGCACAAGCGCAGGATGAAGCAACATTACCGCCACCTTTGCCTAATCTGATCGACCATCCGCATTACAAACAGGCGTTTAAGGCAATTAAAGCGTTGGTGGTGCAGGTCAGTGAAGAGACCGGTTTTAGTCAGGAGTTACTGGCTTCGCGTCGTCAGATCAATCAGGTGCTGAGCGTGTATTGGGGCTTAAAGAGTGGCTGCCGCACACCGGAATTGCTGACCGGCTGGCGAGGTGAGTTACTTCAGGCTCGCATCGACGAGATCTTACAGGCGCTGTAA
- a CDS encoding D-amino acid dehydrogenase: MRVVILGSGVVGVASAWYLAQAGHEVTVIDRQPAAALETSAGNAGQISPGYAAPWAAPGVPLKAVKWMFQRHAPLAVRLDGSKFQLEWMWNMLRNCDMRHYQENKGRMVRIAEYSRDCLKTLRATTGIAYEGRQGGTLQLFRTQQQFDSASKDIAVLKDAGVPYELLEAHQLHSVEPALAATAHKLTGGLRLPNDETGDCQLFTQRLADMAAAAGVTFRYNMEVDQLLREGNRIYGVKCGDEVIKADAYVVAFGSYSTALLKDIIAIPVYPLKGYSLTIPIKNPEAAPVSTILDETYKVAVTRFDDRIRVGGMAEIVGFNTKLTPARRETLEMVVSDLYPEGGFVEQATFWTGLRPMTPDGTPIVGRTPLSNLYLNTGHGTLGWTMACGSGQLLADLISGQKPAIAADDLSVLRYLPGFEAHSSPLRNANAAR, from the coding sequence ATGCGCGTAGTGATTCTTGGAAGTGGGGTTGTCGGGGTGGCAAGTGCATGGTATCTGGCACAGGCGGGGCATGAAGTCACGGTGATCGATCGCCAGCCCGCTGCCGCTCTGGAGACCAGTGCCGGTAACGCCGGGCAGATCTCCCCCGGCTATGCTGCGCCTTGGGCGGCACCGGGTGTGCCCTTGAAGGCTGTTAAATGGATGTTCCAGCGCCACGCGCCTCTGGCGGTTCGCCTCGATGGCAGTAAATTCCAGCTGGAGTGGATGTGGAATATGCTGCGCAATTGCGACATGCGCCACTATCAAGAGAACAAAGGCCGCATGGTGCGGATTGCGGAATACAGCCGTGATTGCCTGAAAACCCTGCGTGCCACAACTGGCATTGCCTATGAAGGTCGACAAGGCGGAACGCTACAGCTCTTCCGCACGCAGCAGCAGTTCGACAGTGCCAGCAAAGATATCGCCGTGTTGAAAGACGCTGGCGTGCCTTACGAGCTGCTGGAAGCACACCAGCTTCACAGTGTTGAACCGGCGTTAGCGGCCACCGCCCACAAACTCACTGGCGGTTTGCGTCTGCCGAATGATGAAACCGGTGACTGCCAACTCTTTACCCAACGCTTAGCGGATATGGCCGCCGCCGCTGGCGTGACCTTCCGCTACAACATGGAAGTGGATCAGTTGCTGCGCGAAGGTAATCGGATCTACGGCGTGAAGTGTGGCGACGAAGTGATTAAAGCCGATGCCTACGTGGTGGCCTTTGGTTCCTATTCGACCGCGCTGCTCAAAGATATTATCGCCATCCCGGTTTATCCGCTTAAAGGCTACTCACTCACCATCCCGATTAAGAATCCTGAGGCCGCACCGGTTTCCACAATTCTCGATGAGACCTACAAAGTGGCGGTAACGCGCTTTGACGATCGTATCCGCGTCGGTGGTATGGCGGAAATTGTTGGTTTTAACACCAAACTGACGCCAGCACGACGTGAAACGCTGGAGATGGTGGTCAGCGATCTTTATCCTGAAGGTGGTTTTGTTGAACAGGCCACGTTCTGGACCGGATTGCGCCCTATGACGCCAGACGGTACGCCGATTGTTGGGCGCACGCCGCTCTCCAATCTCTATCTCAATACCGGTCACGGTACGCTGGGATGGACCATGGCCTGTGGTTCCGGTCAGCTGTTGGCCGATTTGATTTCCGGTCAGAAACCGGCAATTGCTGCAGACGATCTCTCGGTGCTGCGCTATTTGCCAGGTTTCGAAGCCCATTCGTCGCCGTTGCGCAACGCTAACGCGGCGCGTTGA
- the minC gene encoding septum site-determining protein MinC, translated as MSQTPIEFKGSSFTLSVVHLHHSQPEVIRQALQDKIDQAPAFLQNAPVVLNVSALNGDINWKQMQQAVIATGLRIVGVSGCKDEALKKMIARAGLPVLSEGKENRKRAEAPVAETALPVAAPVVEGAGKTRIINTPVRSGQQIYARNADLIVTNSVSAGAELVADGNIHIYGMMRGRALAGASGARDSQIFCTNLAAELVSIAGEYWIMDQIPAEFFGKAARLCLKEGALTIQTLY; from the coding sequence ATGTCGCAAACGCCAATCGAATTCAAGGGAAGCAGTTTTACCCTGTCAGTCGTTCATCTGCACCATTCGCAACCCGAGGTGATTCGTCAGGCACTGCAGGACAAAATCGATCAGGCCCCTGCTTTTTTGCAGAATGCCCCGGTGGTGCTTAATGTCTCTGCTTTGAACGGCGACATTAACTGGAAGCAGATGCAGCAAGCCGTCATCGCGACAGGTTTGCGCATTGTTGGTGTCAGCGGTTGCAAAGATGAAGCCCTGAAAAAAATGATTGCACGTGCCGGATTGCCCGTGCTGTCAGAAGGCAAAGAGAATCGTAAACGCGCAGAAGCGCCCGTGGCAGAAACCGCGTTACCGGTTGCTGCTCCTGTGGTTGAAGGTGCCGGCAAAACCCGCATCATCAACACACCGGTACGTTCCGGTCAGCAGATTTACGCACGCAATGCTGACCTTATCGTCACCAATAGCGTCAGTGCCGGTGCCGAACTGGTAGCCGACGGCAACATTCATATTTACGGCATGATGCGTGGCCGTGCGCTGGCCGGAGCCAGCGGCGCACGTGACAGCCAAATTTTTTGCACCAACCTCGCAGCCGAGTTGGTTTCTATTGCCGGTGAATACTGGATCATGGATCAAATCCCGGCGGAATTCTTTGGTAAAGCCGCGCGCCTGTGTCTTAAAGAAGGCGCGCTCACCATCCAGACACTTTATTAG
- a CDS encoding SpoVR family protein has product MTTIFDEPTRSSKRLSDGPDWTFELLDVYLAEIDRVAKSYGLDTYPHQIEVITSEQMMDAYSSVGMPINYAHWSFGKKFIETEQRYKHGQQGLAYEIVINSNPCIAYLMEENTMTMQALVMAHACYGHNSFFKNNYLFRSWTDASSIVDYLLFARNYISDCEERFGVEEVERLLDSCHALMNYGVDRYKRPQKISLQEEKARQKSREEYLQSQVNTLWRTLPRKEKESVHVEASRYPSEPQENLLYFMEKNAPLLESWQREVLRIVRKVSQYFYPQKQTQVMNEGWATFWHYTILNHLYDEGKVSERFMMEFLHSHTNVVYQPPYNSQWYNGINPYALGFAMFQDIKRICQSPTEEDRYWFPDIAGSDWLKTLHFAMREFKDESFISQFLSPKVMRDFRLFTVMDDDRNNFLEIAAIHDEAGYRAIRQQLSAQYNLSNLEPNIQVYNVDLRGDRSLTLRYVPQQRAPLDKSRKEVLKHVNRLWGFDVILEQQNEDGSVELLDRAPTRGPAL; this is encoded by the coding sequence ATGACGACAATCTTTGACGAGCCAACCCGGAGCAGTAAACGACTCAGTGATGGGCCAGACTGGACATTCGAATTGCTCGATGTCTATCTGGCAGAGATCGACCGCGTGGCGAAAAGCTACGGGCTTGATACCTATCCGCATCAAATCGAAGTCATCACCTCCGAGCAAATGATGGATGCCTACTCCAGCGTGGGGATGCCAATCAACTATGCACACTGGTCGTTCGGGAAGAAATTCATTGAAACCGAACAGCGCTATAAGCATGGCCAGCAGGGGCTGGCTTACGAAATAGTGATCAATTCCAATCCGTGTATCGCCTATCTGATGGAAGAGAACACCATGACCATGCAGGCGCTGGTCATGGCGCACGCCTGTTACGGTCACAACTCTTTCTTCAAAAATAATTATCTATTCCGCAGTTGGACCGATGCCAGCTCCATTGTCGATTACCTGCTGTTTGCACGTAATTACATCTCCGACTGCGAAGAGCGATTCGGCGTCGAGGAGGTCGAACGTCTGCTCGACTCCTGCCATGCGTTGATGAACTACGGCGTGGATCGCTATAAACGCCCGCAAAAAATCTCACTGCAGGAAGAGAAGGCGCGACAGAAAAGCCGTGAAGAGTATCTGCAAAGCCAGGTGAATACCCTGTGGCGTACCCTGCCGCGTAAAGAGAAGGAGTCGGTGCACGTTGAGGCCTCACGTTACCCGTCTGAGCCGCAGGAAAACTTGCTGTACTTTATGGAAAAGAATGCCCCGTTGCTCGAGTCCTGGCAGCGTGAAGTGCTGCGTATTGTACGCAAGGTCAGCCAGTATTTTTACCCGCAAAAACAGACCCAGGTGATGAACGAAGGGTGGGCAACCTTCTGGCATTACACCATCCTGAATCACCTGTATGACGAAGGTAAGGTGTCGGAACGCTTTATGATGGAGTTCCTGCACAGTCACACTAATGTGGTGTATCAACCTCCGTATAACAGCCAGTGGTACAACGGCATCAACCCGTACGCACTTGGCTTTGCCATGTTCCAGGACATCAAGCGTATCTGCCAGTCACCGACAGAGGAAGATCGTTACTGGTTCCCAGACATCGCGGGTTCTGACTGGTTGAAAACGCTGCACTTTGCCATGCGTGAATTCAAGGACGAGAGCTTTATTAGTCAGTTCCTGTCGCCGAAAGTGATGCGTGATTTCCGTTTGTTTACGGTGATGGATGACGATCGCAATAATTTCCTGGAAATTGCCGCGATTCATGATGAAGCCGGTTACCGCGCGATACGACAGCAGTTGTCGGCGCAGTACAACCTCAGCAATCTTGAACCGAACATTCAGGTGTACAACGTCGATCTGCGTGGTGACCGTTCGCTGACGCTGCGCTATGTGCCACAACAGCGTGCACCACTCGACAAAAGCCGCAAGGAAGTGCTCAAGCATGTGAATCGCTTGTGGGGCTTCGATGTCATTCTGGAACAGCAGAATGAGGATGGGAGCGTCGAACTGCTTGATCGCGCGCCGACACGCGGCCCCGCCTTGTAA
- a CDS encoding YcgN family cysteine cluster protein codes for MTEQPFWQTKRLDQMDDAEWESLCDGCGQCCLNKLQDADTDEIYFTNVACNQLNIKTCQCRNYERRFEYEEDCIKLTRENLTTFNWLPRTCAYRLLGEGGTLPAWHPLVAGSKKAMHAQRISVRYIAVRESEVRDWEDHIIDRPDRNG; via the coding sequence ATGACTGAACAACCTTTCTGGCAAACAAAACGCCTTGACCAAATGGACGACGCAGAGTGGGAATCGCTGTGTGACGGCTGCGGCCAGTGCTGCCTGAACAAGTTGCAGGATGCGGACACCGACGAAATTTACTTTACCAACGTTGCCTGCAATCAACTGAACATCAAAACCTGTCAGTGCCGTAATTACGAGCGCCGCTTTGAGTATGAAGAAGATTGCATCAAGCTGACGCGGGAAAACCTCACCACCTTTAACTGGCTGCCGCGTACCTGTGCCTACCGTCTGTTAGGCGAGGGTGGCACACTGCCGGCCTGGCATCCGCTGGTGGCGGGTTCGAAGAAGGCGATGCATGCGCAGCGTATTTCTGTGCGCTATATAGCGGTGCGGGAAAGTGAAGTGCGCGACTGGGAAGACCACATTATCGATCGACCCGATCGTAACGGATAA
- the fadR gene encoding fatty acid metabolism transcriptional regulator FadR: MVIKAQSPAGFAEEYIIESIWNSRFPPGSILPAERELSELIGVTRTTLREVLQRLARDGWLTIQHGKPTRVNDFWETSGLNILETLARLDHDSVPQLIDNLLSVRTNIASIFISRALRHHPDKAREVLESALAEEDKAEAYTELDYRVFRGLAFASGNPIYGLILNGLKGLYTRVGRHYFSNPEARQQARNFYRQLADLCSVNPTQDQIVDCVRDYGRRSGEIWHSMQKSMPDDLASKR, from the coding sequence ATGGTGATTAAGGCGCAAAGCCCCGCAGGATTTGCTGAAGAGTATATTATTGAAAGCATCTGGAACAGTCGTTTTCCGCCGGGGTCGATCCTACCTGCCGAACGTGAGCTTTCTGAACTGATTGGCGTCACCCGTACCACGCTACGAGAAGTGTTACAGCGTCTGGCACGTGATGGTTGGCTGACCATTCAACATGGTAAACCGACGCGCGTGAATGATTTCTGGGAAACCTCAGGTTTAAACATCCTGGAAACTCTGGCCCGCCTTGATCACGATAGCGTGCCCCAGTTGATTGATAACCTGCTGTCAGTGCGAACCAATATCGCGTCGATCTTTATCAGCCGCGCACTGCGCCACCATCCTGATAAAGCGCGTGAAGTGTTAGAAAGCGCGTTAGCGGAAGAGGATAAGGCAGAAGCCTACACCGAACTGGATTATCGTGTGTTTCGTGGTTTAGCGTTTGCCTCGGGCAACCCCATTTATGGTTTGATCCTTAATGGGCTGAAAGGGCTGTATACCCGCGTTGGACGCCACTATTTCTCCAACCCAGAGGCGCGTCAGCAGGCACGCAATTTCTACCGCCAACTGGCAGACTTGTGCAGCGTTAATCCGACGCAGGATCAGATTGTGGATTGCGTGCGCGATTATGGACGTCGCAGTGGCGAGATTTGGCACAGTATGCAGAAGAGCATGCCGGACGATTTAGCCAGCAAGCGATAA
- the dadX gene encoding catabolic alanine racemase DadX: MSRPIGATINQQALSHNLAIVRQAAPQSRIWSVVKANAYGHGISRVWQSLAQTDGFALLNMEEAILLREQGWKKPILLLEGFFHAEDLTLIDRYRLTTSVHSNWQIQALAKATLSAPIDIYLKINSGMNRLGFRPEQAHAAWQKLRELPNVGEMTLMAHFADAENPEGLIEPMKRVELAAEGLNCPRSLSNSAATLWHPEAHFDWLRPGIILYGASPSGDWQDIASTGLQPVMTLSSEIIGVQQLTAGDGVGYGYRYHASASQRIGIVACGYADGYPRHAPTGTPVSVEGIRTQTLGAISMDMMMIDLEPCPQAGIGSKVELWGNQVKIDEVAKAAGTVGYELMCALAPRVPVSVI, from the coding sequence ATGTCACGTCCTATTGGCGCAACCATCAATCAACAGGCGCTGAGCCACAATCTGGCGATTGTTCGTCAGGCGGCACCGCAGTCGCGTATCTGGTCGGTGGTGAAAGCCAACGCTTACGGACACGGAATCAGCCGCGTTTGGCAGAGCCTGGCGCAGACTGATGGTTTCGCGTTGCTGAACATGGAAGAAGCGATTCTGCTGCGCGAGCAGGGCTGGAAAAAGCCGATCCTGCTGCTGGAAGGTTTTTTCCATGCGGAAGATCTAACGCTGATTGATCGTTACCGTCTGACCACCAGCGTGCACAGTAACTGGCAAATCCAGGCGCTGGCGAAAGCCACGCTCTCGGCACCGATTGATATCTATCTGAAGATCAACAGCGGCATGAACCGCCTGGGCTTCCGACCTGAGCAGGCCCATGCGGCGTGGCAAAAACTGCGTGAACTACCAAATGTTGGCGAGATGACGCTGATGGCGCACTTCGCCGATGCGGAAAATCCAGAAGGTTTGATTGAGCCAATGAAGCGGGTAGAGCTGGCAGCAGAAGGTCTCAACTGCCCACGTTCTCTTTCCAACTCGGCAGCAACCTTGTGGCATCCGGAAGCGCATTTTGACTGGTTACGGCCTGGCATCATTCTGTATGGTGCCTCCCCAAGCGGTGACTGGCAGGATATTGCCAGCACCGGCTTGCAACCAGTGATGACGCTGAGCAGTGAGATTATTGGCGTACAGCAACTCACTGCCGGTGACGGGGTGGGCTACGGCTATCGTTACCATGCCTCAGCTTCGCAGCGTATTGGTATTGTTGCCTGTGGCTACGCTGATGGCTATCCGCGACATGCGCCAACGGGCACGCCCGTGTCTGTTGAGGGTATTCGCACCCAAACGCTGGGCGCGATTTCCATGGATATGATGATGATTGATCTTGAACCTTGTCCGCAGGCGGGAATCGGCTCGAAAGTGGAGCTATGGGGCAATCAGGTGAAAATCGATGAAGTCGCGAAAGCCGCGGGAACGGTGGGCTACGAGCTGATGTGTGCGCTCGCGCCCCGCGTGCCGGTTAGTGTTATTTAA
- the minE gene encoding cell division topological specificity factor MinE, giving the protein MALLDFFLSRKKNTANIAKERLQIIVAERRRGDSEPHYLPQLKRDILEVICKYVKIDPDMVTVQLDQKGDDISILELNVTLPETEDVPK; this is encoded by the coding sequence ATGGCATTACTTGATTTCTTTTTATCCCGTAAGAAGAACACAGCCAATATAGCCAAGGAAAGGCTGCAGATTATCGTGGCCGAGCGCAGAAGGGGCGACAGTGAGCCCCATTACCTGCCGCAGCTCAAGCGCGATATTTTGGAAGTGATCTGTAAGTACGTGAAAATAGACCCGGATATGGTGACCGTTCAGTTGGATCAGAAAGGGGACGATATCTCCATCCTGGAGCTGAACGTCACGTTGCCGGAGACGGAAGACGTTCCTAAATGA
- the minD gene encoding septum site-determining protein MinD, with the protein MARIIVVTSGKGGVGKTTSSAAIATGLAQKGKKTVVIDFDIGLRNLDLIMGCERRVVYDFVNVIQGDATLNQALIRDKRTEQLYILPASQTRDKDALTREGVEKVLNDLAAMEFDFIVCDSPAGIETGALMALYFADEAIITTNPEVSSVRDSDRILGIISSKSRRAENSQDPVKEHLLLTRYNPGRVTRGDMLSMEDVLEILRIPLVGVIPEDQSVLRASNQGEPVILDANSDAGKAYADTVDRLLGEERPFRFIEEEKKGFLKRLFGG; encoded by the coding sequence ATGGCACGCATCATTGTAGTTACATCGGGTAAAGGGGGCGTTGGCAAGACCACGTCAAGCGCGGCCATCGCCACAGGGTTAGCGCAAAAGGGCAAAAAGACTGTTGTGATCGATTTTGATATCGGTCTGCGTAACCTTGACTTGATCATGGGCTGTGAACGCCGTGTGGTCTATGATTTCGTCAACGTCATTCAGGGTGACGCCACGCTGAACCAGGCGCTGATTCGTGATAAGCGCACTGAGCAGCTCTACATTCTGCCCGCTTCACAAACCCGCGACAAAGATGCACTGACCCGCGAAGGCGTGGAAAAAGTGCTGAACGATTTGGCCGCGATGGAGTTTGATTTCATCGTTTGCGATTCGCCAGCAGGTATCGAAACCGGCGCGCTGATGGCTCTGTACTTCGCCGACGAAGCAATCATTACCACCAACCCGGAAGTCTCTTCCGTACGTGACTCAGACCGTATTCTCGGCATTATTTCGTCAAAATCACGTCGTGCAGAAAACAGCCAGGACCCGGTGAAAGAGCACCTGCTTCTGACCCGTTACAACCCGGGCCGCGTCACCCGTGGCGACATGCTGAGCATGGAAGACGTACTGGAAATCTTGCGTATTCCACTGGTTGGTGTGATCCCAGAAGATCAGTCTGTGCTGCGTGCCTCTAACCAAGGTGAGCCGGTGATCCTCGACGCTAACTCTGACGCCGGTAAAGCTTACGCTGATACCGTAGATCGCCTGCTTGGCGAAGAACGCCCCTTCCGCTTTATTGAAGAAGAGAAGAAGGGTTTCCTGAAACGCCTGTTCGGGGGATAA
- a CDS encoding YcgL domain-containing protein — protein MFCVIYRSPQRDQTYLYVEKKDDFSRVPEELLRGFGKPKLAMVLSLDKRDKLANADINKVKQGLSDNGYYLQIPPPVENLLNIHRELGKKD, from the coding sequence ATGTTTTGTGTGATCTATAGAAGCCCGCAACGCGACCAGACTTATCTTTATGTTGAAAAAAAAGACGATTTTTCGCGCGTTCCTGAAGAGTTGTTGCGTGGCTTTGGTAAACCCAAGCTGGCGATGGTGCTGTCGCTGGACAAACGCGACAAACTGGCTAATGCTGATATCAATAAAGTTAAGCAAGGATTGAGCGATAACGGCTATTATTTACAGATCCCACCGCCGGTCGAAAATCTGCTCAACATTCATCGCGAACTGGGTAAAAAAGATTAA